The Prunus persica cultivar Lovell chromosome G7, Prunus_persica_NCBIv2, whole genome shotgun sequence genome has a segment encoding these proteins:
- the LOC18771546 gene encoding uncharacterized protein LOC18771546, producing MAALLYQILSSSALVSLGLYHMVATTRNHLKSPQSYAAKPYHPFPLSSSSSSSSNHHRLRYLQLYAVIAFLMVAVAHQTFTSFDADPLLKGRTPVHRFTSLQSAASLFLFLLLTLALLLSEWAPSVLPLPSDLVFGLAATLFYLQCLVSWGAASVQMSDLQAKCDSVSGRISAVASGLCVVLACQPRLFVADVGLGAAMCLQGLWVLQTGLSLYVEAFIPEGCHRLLDVVSGVEGSTKCDLDESRFRAVAILDLVFLVHVMFVLLIVMVTYAVVSKSVGIRRLGSYEALPNAAPSSDHNNHIQMKALSGTQA from the coding sequence atGGCAGCCCTACTGTACCAGATATTGTCGTCCTCAGCACTGGTGTCACTGGGACTCTACCACATGGTGGCCACCACCCGCAACCACCTCAAGTCCCCACAGTCGTACGCTGCCAAGCCCTACCACCCCTtccctctctcctcctcttcatCTTCGTCTTCCAATCATCATCGCCTCAGGTACTTGCAGCTCTACGCCGTCATTGCCTTCCTCATGGTTGCCGTCGCCCACCAGACCTTCACCTCTTTCGACGCCGATCCACTCCTCAAGGGCCGCACCCCCGTCCACCGGTTCACCTCTCTGCAGTCCGCAGCCTCCCTCTTCCTGTTTCTGCTGCTCACGCTCGCTCTGCTGCTCTCGGAGTGGGCTCCGTCTGTGCTGCCACTGCCCTCCGATCTTGTCTTTGGCCTGGCTGCCACCCTCTTCTACCTACAGTGCCTGGTCTCCTGGGGTGCCGCTTCGGTGCAGATGTCGGATCTGCAGGCCAAGTGTGACTCGGTGTCAGGTCGGATCTCGGCGGTGGCGTCAGGGCTGTGCGTGGTGTTGGCATGCCAGCCGCGGTTGTTTGTGGCGGATGTGGGATTGGGAGCGGCCATGTGCCTGCAGGGGCTGTGGGTGTTGCAGACGGGGCTGTCACTCTACGTGGAGGCGTTCATCCCGGAGGGCTGCCACAGGCTGCTGGATGTGGTGAGCGGGGTCGAGGGTTCCACCAAGTGCGACCTCGACGAGTCCCGCTTCAGGGCCGTGGCAATTCTGGATTTGGTGTTCTTGGTCCATGTCATGTTCGTCTTGCTCATTGTCATGGTCACCTACGCTGTTGTTTCCAAGTCCGTTGGCATCCGCAGATTGGGTTCTTACGAGGCCTTGCCCAACGCTGCTCCCTCCTCCGACCACAACAACCACATTCAGATGAAAGCCTTGAGCGGCACCCAGGCTTAG